A region of uncultured Draconibacterium sp. DNA encodes the following proteins:
- a CDS encoding GFA family protein, which translates to MEYQGSCLCKGVQFKITGEFKSFYLCHCSYCRKDTGSAHAANLFSTSAKLEWIKTETEISSYQLPDSNHAKAFCATCGSALPNLQMGGRLLVVPAGSLDTKLEKRPDAHLFISSKAAWDEALEEIKKFERLPE; encoded by the coding sequence ATGGAATACCAGGGATCATGTTTATGCAAAGGAGTTCAATTCAAAATTACCGGTGAATTCAAAAGCTTTTATTTGTGCCATTGCAGCTATTGCCGGAAAGATACCGGATCGGCACATGCAGCCAATTTATTTTCAACCAGTGCTAAACTCGAGTGGATAAAAACGGAAACGGAGATCAGCTCTTATCAGCTCCCCGATAGCAATCATGCCAAAGCTTTTTGTGCCACATGTGGTTCAGCATTACCCAACTTACAAATGGGCGGCAGACTTTTGGTGGTTCCGGCCGGAAGTTTAGATACGAAATTGGAAAAACGTCCCGACGCACATCTGTTTATTTCGAGTAAAGCGGCATGGGATGAGGCGCTTGAGGAAATAAAAAAGTTTGAACGATTGCCGGAATAA
- a CDS encoding nuclear transport factor 2 family protein yields the protein MMKAFNLFLISFIIATTVAVGQSSDEIKITQLEKHWTELLNQGDTTSLLEIWSENYVVNNPNGKIVTPKEIVALMKSGHKFPLVERIIEKITFNQNIAIVMGKELQQPKNMTMNHDDWIPRRFTNVWIKTEGKWKLAARQSTQVNSQ from the coding sequence ATGATGAAAGCATTTAATTTGTTCTTAATCAGTTTTATTATAGCAACTACCGTTGCTGTTGGCCAATCAAGTGATGAAATAAAAATCACACAATTAGAAAAACATTGGACTGAATTGCTCAATCAGGGAGACACAACCTCGTTATTAGAAATCTGGTCTGAAAACTACGTGGTAAACAATCCAAATGGTAAAATTGTAACCCCGAAGGAAATCGTTGCACTAATGAAAAGCGGGCATAAATTTCCATTGGTTGAAAGGATAATCGAGAAAATCACGTTCAATCAAAACATTGCAATTGTGATGGGTAAAGAATTACAACAACCCAAAAATATGACCATGAACCACGATGATTGGATTCCGCGGAGATTCACCAATGTTTGGATAAAAACAGAAGGAAAATGGAAACTGGCAGCAAGACAATCAACGCAAGTAAATTCACAATAG
- a CDS encoding helix-turn-helix domain-containing protein: MPRNVVSTHINKFNEALEQICSKPDELTYRLNPEIGSGEFKHYKRPNWDLYIGRFKLIEDIRFQRLPAPEDVGCYGISFQTLGDTINTANWEKPGIKKAAEGLVFHSNNSSINTFWHRNTECSLVHWSFNREWMKEIEHELNFPKIIGQKLAEHKNPMFHVPLSTDMRGNIRQMFYLPSEIYSDFVEPYIYGKCFELFTQASGLIAQNANKQGKKQHIHPDDFNQLEQVKIRLINNYQNPPSVNELVEQTGMSKSKLQRLFHATYNTSVYQFIKNIRMEKAMELLLQGYSVTEAGYDIGYSSIPNFSAAFKEHFNQAPGKIVSG, translated from the coding sequence ATGCCACGAAACGTTGTATCAACACATATCAATAAGTTTAATGAAGCATTGGAACAGATTTGTTCTAAACCCGATGAACTTACCTACCGCTTAAACCCGGAAATAGGTTCGGGCGAGTTTAAGCACTACAAACGACCGAATTGGGATTTGTATATCGGCCGTTTTAAATTGATTGAAGATATACGTTTTCAGCGTTTACCTGCCCCCGAAGATGTGGGCTGCTATGGCATTTCGTTTCAGACCCTGGGCGATACGATAAACACGGCTAACTGGGAAAAACCGGGAATTAAAAAAGCAGCGGAAGGATTGGTTTTCCATTCCAACAACTCCAGTATAAACACGTTTTGGCACCGCAATACCGAGTGTAGTCTGGTGCATTGGTCGTTTAACCGCGAGTGGATGAAGGAAATTGAACACGAGCTTAATTTCCCGAAAATAATAGGGCAGAAGCTGGCAGAACATAAGAACCCCATGTTTCATGTGCCTTTATCAACCGATATGCGAGGTAATATCCGTCAAATGTTTTACCTGCCTTCAGAAATATACAGCGATTTTGTTGAACCTTATATTTACGGGAAATGTTTTGAGCTCTTTACACAAGCCTCCGGTCTAATCGCTCAGAATGCTAACAAGCAGGGTAAAAAACAACACATCCACCCCGATGATTTTAACCAGCTCGAGCAGGTGAAAATTCGTCTGATAAATAATTATCAGAATCCTCCTTCAGTAAACGAGTTGGTAGAGCAAACCGGAATGAGCAAGAGTAAATTACAACGTTTGTTTCATGCCACTTATAATACATCGGTATACCAGTTTATAAAAAATATACGTATGGAGAAAGCGATGGAATTGCTTCTTCAGGGCTATTCGGTTACCGAGGCCGGGTATGACATTGGTTATTCTTCCATCCCCAACTTTTCGGCAGCATTTAAAGAACATTTTAATCAGGCTCCGGGTAAAATTGTCTCGGGGTAA
- a CDS encoding ATP-binding protein, giving the protein MLKKIELIKDMIINRIVILTTILLLPALIMSLARYFTTGWVNVYLFHIILYCLILLTAIYRKRIKTSYKIVFITFIYFAIANVGLLTWSLGGAYFYIILAIAILTILTKRKTTLILTAIFLGIYSVIAYGFISGYLSPSFDLNVLSRMSSHWISQFISLFSLCIIFIYGFGDIYKELISTLESEKVLEKKYRTLFERANDAITLLKDGVFFDCNDKACELFMYSKEELIGKSVKELSPEYQIDNQKSEAKALTLVKLTLEGYPQQFEWQHKRANGEVFDVSISLNRIELQDEVYVQGILHDITEKKKTEAELTNYRNHLEKLVNQRTLELEATTKKWKLTSEDLTNKNEIIEKQNTELQLTLKHLKETQAQLLQVEKMASLGTLTAGVAHEINNPLNYLMGSYVGLSNYFEEHGSKEKEKTDVLINSINVGINRISGIVQGLEQFSLNNEGMDEDCDVHSIIDNCLVMLHNKLDYNTEIIKDFSKKQVIIEGNIGKLHQVFFNIISNAIQAIAEDGKIVVKTKTADENIMIEIIDNGIGIDEKYLKQLTDPFFTTKSPGEGTGLGLSISYSIIKEHSGTLEFKSEPKKGTNVIVTLPLKR; this is encoded by the coding sequence ATGCTAAAGAAAATAGAGCTAATAAAAGATATGATCATTAACAGGATTGTAATTTTAACAACAATACTGTTATTACCTGCTTTAATTATGAGCCTGGCGCGGTATTTTACAACCGGCTGGGTAAATGTTTATTTATTTCATATTATTCTTTATTGCTTAATTTTACTAACCGCCATTTACAGAAAAAGAATAAAAACAAGCTATAAAATTGTATTTATAACGTTTATTTATTTTGCTATTGCAAATGTAGGTTTACTAACATGGTCATTAGGCGGAGCTTATTTCTATATTATTTTAGCAATTGCAATTTTAACCATTTTAACTAAACGCAAAACAACCTTAATATTAACGGCCATATTTCTGGGTATTTATTCAGTAATTGCTTACGGATTTATTTCCGGTTATTTATCCCCAAGCTTCGATTTGAATGTGCTGTCCCGAATGTCTTCTCATTGGATTTCCCAGTTTATCTCTTTGTTTTCACTTTGTATAATTTTTATTTATGGATTTGGGGATATTTATAAGGAATTGATTAGCACGCTGGAGAGTGAAAAAGTATTAGAAAAAAAATACCGAACTTTATTTGAGAGGGCTAATGATGCGATAACCTTATTAAAAGATGGAGTATTTTTTGACTGTAATGATAAAGCTTGTGAGTTATTTATGTATAGCAAGGAGGAGCTTATCGGCAAATCGGTTAAAGAGTTAAGCCCTGAATACCAAATTGATAATCAGAAATCAGAAGCTAAAGCATTAACCCTGGTAAAACTCACGCTCGAAGGATATCCACAACAATTTGAATGGCAACATAAAAGAGCAAATGGTGAAGTTTTTGATGTATCTATATCGTTAAATAGAATTGAACTACAGGATGAGGTTTATGTTCAGGGAATATTACATGATATTACAGAGAAAAAGAAGACTGAAGCAGAACTTACAAATTATAGAAATCACCTCGAAAAACTGGTTAATCAAAGAACTTTAGAATTAGAAGCAACCACAAAAAAATGGAAGTTAACAAGTGAAGACTTAACCAATAAGAACGAAATTATTGAAAAGCAAAATACTGAACTGCAATTAACATTAAAGCATCTAAAAGAAACTCAGGCGCAGCTTTTACAAGTTGAAAAAATGGCTTCATTAGGTACTTTAACGGCAGGAGTAGCGCATGAAATAAATAATCCGTTAAATTATTTAATGGGTTCTTATGTTGGCCTTTCGAACTATTTTGAGGAACACGGAAGTAAAGAAAAAGAAAAAACAGATGTGCTTATTAACAGCATTAATGTAGGAATTAATCGCATTTCCGGGATTGTGCAGGGATTAGAACAATTTAGCCTCAATAACGAGGGTATGGACGAAGATTGTGATGTCCATTCAATCATTGACAATTGCCTCGTGATGCTGCACAATAAATTAGATTACAATACAGAAATCATTAAGGACTTTTCAAAAAAACAAGTGATAATAGAAGGAAATATTGGGAAATTACACCAGGTTTTTTTCAATATTATTTCAAATGCCATACAGGCAATAGCTGAAGATGGCAAAATCGTTGTTAAAACTAAAACCGCTGATGAAAACATAATGATTGAAATTATAGATAATGGAATTGGTATTGATGAGAAATATTTGAAACAATTAACTGACCCATTTTTCACAACCAAGTCGCCGGGCGAAGGAACAGGACTTGGACTTTCTATCAGTTATTCGATAATTAAAGAACACAGCGGCACTTTAGAATTTAAATCTGAACCCAAAAAAGGAACTAACGTAATTGTAACTTTACCATTAAAACGATAA
- a CDS encoding response regulator: protein MDTKPKVLYVDDEPINLQLFEINFSKKYEVYIAPNGSGGLDILDKHPDISVIISDMKMPGMNGIEFIEKAKEKFPNKRYYILTGFEITPEINSALETGLILQYFRKPFNSKKIEAVIENKIID, encoded by the coding sequence ATGGATACAAAACCTAAAGTTTTATATGTAGACGATGAGCCCATAAACCTTCAGTTGTTTGAAATAAATTTCTCTAAAAAATACGAAGTTTATATCGCCCCAAATGGTTCTGGAGGGCTTGATATACTCGACAAACATCCGGATATTTCAGTAATTATTAGTGATATGAAAATGCCCGGAATGAATGGTATTGAATTCATCGAAAAGGCAAAAGAAAAATTTCCAAATAAAAGATACTATATCCTAACTGGATTTGAAATTACTCCTGAAATTAATTCAGCACTTGAAACTGGCCTTATTTTACAATATTTCAGAAAGCCTTTTAATTCAAAAAAAATAGAAGCGGTTATTGAAAACAAAATAATCGACTAA
- a CDS encoding glycoside hydrolase family 97 N-terminal domain-containing protein yields the protein MKSKVYTLTFLLLALISCSKTETYQLLSPDSELGISVSNQNNTCSFSVTYKGDTLVQPSALGLQLMDNNFTENVSLSGFSKKEFDETWTTINGKQSSVRNHYNEYAITVEAVHDPQRYYSIIFRLYDDGFAYRYSFPEGAIGDSLIINKELTSINFNRDFTYWATNGERHNLGPITRSEKELESIIPPVVMQFSPKSFMAIHEAEIVEFAPFTVNAASTNYSFSFNTNYSKRSQSFNTSWRAFMLGESAGDLVESNLLVNLNEPCKIEDTSWIKPGRSLWDWRVWGYKAPDGYEYGLNTRSHKRLIDFAAENNIQYLLIDADWYGEEFSENSDPTSAREGINIEECMEYASGKGVGIILYLNDVGAKRFGLERVLKQFSDWGAVGVKYGFMTGSQEDKVKQTRRVVELCAKYKLMVNFHDNPIPPSGDRRTYPNLVTKEFCHAQADAMRSYFPETAVNQVLINMIAGPIDATNGWFGLNNAHSRVKVFREIPGTVVAEVAKLITNYSGWMVMPDSPEEYAKKDDLFECVRNMPPQFDSFLVLDAKLDEFVCVARKAGTDWFVGSLSNRDARTIKLDLSFLPIDRKYEATIYEDADDSHFMTNKESYTIRTQLVDSKSELTIRLAPGGGNAIYLKDILNVKE from the coding sequence ATGAAATCTAAAGTTTATACACTGACATTTTTGTTATTGGCCTTAATTTCCTGTTCAAAAACGGAAACCTATCAGCTTTTGTCGCCTGACAGCGAACTCGGTATATCTGTTTCGAACCAAAATAATACGTGTAGCTTTTCGGTAACGTATAAAGGAGACACACTGGTTCAGCCATCTGCGTTGGGTTTACAGCTTATGGATAACAATTTCACGGAAAATGTTTCCCTTTCCGGCTTTTCCAAGAAGGAATTTGATGAAACATGGACAACAATAAACGGCAAACAATCGAGTGTTCGCAACCATTATAATGAATATGCCATTACGGTGGAAGCTGTTCATGATCCACAGCGATACTATTCGATTATTTTCAGACTTTATGATGACGGCTTTGCATATCGGTACAGCTTCCCTGAAGGTGCCATTGGCGATAGCCTGATAATAAATAAGGAATTAACAAGCATCAATTTTAACCGTGATTTTACCTATTGGGCAACCAATGGAGAGCGCCATAACCTGGGGCCAATCACAAGGTCGGAAAAAGAGCTTGAAAGTATCATCCCGCCGGTGGTGATGCAGTTTAGCCCCAAAAGTTTTATGGCCATTCATGAAGCTGAAATTGTTGAATTTGCACCATTTACTGTTAATGCCGCTTCAACCAATTATTCATTCTCATTTAACACCAACTACTCCAAACGCAGCCAATCATTTAATACCTCGTGGAGAGCCTTTATGCTGGGAGAGAGTGCTGGCGATTTGGTAGAATCAAACTTACTGGTAAACTTAAACGAACCTTGCAAAATTGAAGACACCTCGTGGATTAAGCCCGGCAGATCGTTATGGGACTGGCGTGTTTGGGGCTATAAAGCACCTGACGGTTACGAATATGGTTTAAATACCCGATCGCATAAAAGGCTAATCGATTTTGCCGCAGAAAACAACATTCAGTATTTATTAATCGATGCCGATTGGTATGGTGAAGAATTTAGCGAAAACTCCGATCCAACATCTGCCCGCGAAGGGATTAACATTGAAGAATGTATGGAATATGCATCGGGAAAAGGTGTTGGGATCATCCTGTATTTGAATGACGTAGGCGCAAAAAGGTTCGGACTGGAAAGAGTTTTAAAACAATTTTCAGACTGGGGAGCTGTTGGAGTGAAATACGGATTTATGACAGGGAGTCAGGAAGATAAGGTAAAACAAACCCGGAGAGTGGTTGAGTTATGTGCAAAATATAAGCTGATGGTGAATTTTCACGACAATCCCATTCCTCCAAGTGGCGACCGCAGGACCTATCCCAACCTGGTTACAAAAGAGTTTTGTCATGCACAGGCCGATGCTATGCGCTCCTACTTCCCGGAGACTGCTGTTAACCAGGTTCTGATTAATATGATTGCCGGACCAATTGACGCAACAAACGGATGGTTCGGTTTAAACAATGCGCATTCGCGGGTTAAGGTATTTCGGGAAATCCCCGGAACAGTGGTGGCAGAAGTTGCCAAATTAATAACAAACTACTCCGGCTGGATGGTAATGCCCGATAGCCCCGAGGAATATGCAAAAAAAGATGACTTATTTGAATGTGTACGAAATATGCCGCCTCAGTTCGATAGCTTTTTAGTACTTGATGCTAAACTGGATGAATTCGTTTGTGTTGCACGTAAAGCAGGAACAGATTGGTTTGTGGGGTCGTTATCCAACAGGGATGCACGCACCATAAAGCTGGATTTAAGCTTCCTGCCAATTGATAGAAAATATGAAGCAACTATCTATGAAGACGCAGACGATTCGCATTTTATGACCAATAAGGAGTCATATACTATACGAACACAATTGGTCGATTCAAAAAGTGAGCTTACTATTCGTCTGGCGCCGGGAGGTGGTAATGCCATCTATTTAAAAGATATTTTGAATGTAAAAGAATAA